The DNA region TGAACCCGGACCGGGAGATCCGGGAAGGCATCATCGAGGGCATCGCCGCCAATGAAGAGCGGCTGGGGTACTGGAACTGCCCCTGCCGCAGGGCTTCGGGCGACCGCAACGCCGATCTGGACATAGTGTGCCCCTGCCAGTACCGGGACGCCGATCTGAAAGAACACGGTCGCTGTTACTGCGCGCTGTATGTCAACCAGGAGTATCTGGACCGGGGATCTCCGCCGGAGCCTATACCGGAGAGAAGGCCTATTGACAAAGTTCAAAAGGTTGTAAAGGCGGAAGAGGTTCAAAATACCATGGCCGGAGATGCAAAAGATGTCAAGGTCTGGAGATGCACGGTCTGCGGGTATCTCTGCGCCAGAAGCGAGGCCCCGCCCATCTGTCCCATCTGCCGGGCCAAAAAGGAGAGGTTCGAAGAGTTTAAGTTATAAGATGATATTTCAGTAAAAGGCACAGGGAACTCATCCCCAGCCCCTTCTCTTGCGCTCGTGCTGAGCTTGTCGAAGCAAAGAGAAGGGGGGAGGGGTTGAGTTAAGAGATTTCTGACCAATATGAAAACCCCCGGACTTTGTTCCCAAAGTCCGGGGGTTTCTCTTGGCGCAGGCTGATAGCTAATTATTAAAACGGCGCGAAGCGGTTGGCCTCCCAGTAGGAGGTCTGCAAAAACTGCTGCTGCTTTATCAAAGCCTCCAAATGCATTTCCTCCCAGCGGATCAAGGCATTGAACAGGCGCTTGATCTTGAGCTCCTTGGCCTGGCGGCGGTAATTCTTGTAGCCCTCGATGGAATTCTGCTCCAGCAGTATCCCGATGGACAGGGCCGACATCTCGTAGTGCTTGTCGCCCACCCGTTCCTTGAACTCGGGGCTGAAGATGGGGCTTTCCTGGGCCGGGTCCACCTTGGACTTGATCCGGGGGGGCTTCAGCTTCAGGCTTCCCTGTTTCTGGTGATCGGCGAACATCAGCTCCAGGGTCTTGTGATGCGACAGCTCGTCCTCGGCCAGCTGGCCGAACATCTGTTTGGCCTTGGGGTCCTCGGTGCGCTGGGCCGCAGTGGTGTAGTGATGATAGCCGTCGTTCTCAAACTGCATGGCCTCCACCAGGGATCGGGAAAAATCATCCATGACAATTTCTCCTTTTGTATCTTGATTTCTGTTTGTTGGTAATTATCCAGTCACTTGTTTAGAACAAGGCGGACTATTATATTGGCCACATAAAGCACAAAAACACAAAATATTTCTATGGAGTATAATTAATGAAGCCCCCGTCTCCAGTAACGGTGTTTAAATCAAGAATTAACTGTTTTGTGCCCTATGTGCTTTTTGTGGCTGAATGGTTACGTTTTTATTCGTTGGATTCCAAAGTGAACTCCTGGATCCCGAACCAAAAGCCCACGTCCTTGATGTGGTCCAGCTCGGCCTGGATCAGGTTGTAGTGGGCCTCTTCCATTTCGGCCAGCCGGGCGTACATGGCCTGGGCGTTCTTGTCCACGGCCTTTTGGCCTTCGCGCTTGTAGAAGTTGGAGGCCTTTTTCTCCATCTCCAAAGCCAGGTTTAAAGCCGAAAGATCATCGGAGCTTCCCTGGCCGGCCGGAGCCAGGTCCTTGGGCGAAGACAGATGGGGCAGGATCTCCTCAATGTCCGAAGGCTGGAATTTTGCCTTGACCCATTTCTGCCCGGTCATCAGTTTGTCCAGTTCGTTTTCCAGGATGTTCAGGTGTCCCAGTTCTTCCTGGCAGAGCCGCAGGAACATGTCCTTGCCGGAGACGT from bacterium includes:
- a CDS encoding ferritin family protein, with protein sequence MDDFSRSLVEAMQFENDGYHHYTTAAQRTEDPKAKQMFGQLAEDELSHHKTLELMFADHQKQGSLKLKPPRIKSKVDPAQESPIFSPEFKERVGDKHYEMSALSIGILLEQNSIEGYKNYRRQAKELKIKRLFNALIRWEEMHLEALIKQQQFLQTSYWEANRFAPF
- a CDS encoding ferredoxin-thioredoxin reductase catalytic domain-containing protein, coding for MRTAGEIEAEILALAQKEGYTLNPDREIREGIIEGIAANEERLGYWNCPCRRASGDRNADLDIVCPCQYRDADLKEHGRCYCALYVNQEYLDRGSPPEPIPERRPIDKVQKVVKAEEVQNTMAGDAKDVKVWRCTVCGYLCARSEAPPICPICRAKKERFEEFKL
- a CDS encoding ferritin family protein codes for the protein MKKPTKPVKPVKTAGTGRDALQKAIQSEKSALETYLKFARHTGNVSGKDMFLRLCQEELGHLNILENELDKLMTGQKWVKAKFQPSDIEEILPHLSSPKDLAPAGQGSSDDLSALNLALEMEKKASNFYKREGQKAVDKNAQAMYARLAEMEEAHYNLIQAELDHIKDVGFWFGIQEFTLESNE